GAAGAAGCGACATTGTATCTAATGGGCAATAATATACGAGAGAATAGATACCCGGACGCTGGTTAGAATTAATGATGAATTTGTTGCAAAGTATCCAAAAACTCGAATCTATGAGGGAGATATGCTTACAGTACAATCTGGTCATATCGGAACTTCCTGCATTATAACAAAGGATTTTGACAATTCAAATTGCCATGCAGTTATTATTTCTCGAGTCAATAGAGAAGTGGTACATCCGGACTATCAAGCTTATTACTTGAATTCGCTTCATGGAAAAAGAAGGTTAAAAAGTATTTTCGTTGGAACGTCTATAAAACATATCAACACAAAGGATTTAAAGCTGTTTACTGTGCCCCTCCCTCCACTCCCGGAACAGCACCGCATTGCCGAAATCCTGTCTACTACCGATGCCCATCTGGAAAAATTGGAAGCCATAATTGGCGAGACCCAGCTCCTGAAAAAGCAATGATGCAACAGCTCCTGACCCGGGGCATCGGTCATGCTGAGTTTAAAGATACCGAGATTGGGCAGATACCTAAGGCGTGGGAAGTGTTAGAATTAAAGGACATTGCAGATATTAAGGGTGGGAAAAGATTGCCAAAAGGTTATAATTTAGTTAATGAAGACTCGGGGTTTCCATATATCCGGGTCGCTGATATGTCAAAAGGCAGTATAGATGATAGTTATATAAAATATGTTCCGGTTGAAATTGAACCGATGATAAAAAACTATAAAATATCAAAAGATGATTTATTTATTTCGGTTGCAGGGACACTTGGCATCGTGGGTTCAGCTCCAGAAAAACTCGATAATGCTAATTTAACAGAAAATGCAAATAAAATATGTAATATTAAATGTGATAGAAATTATTTGTTGTACTACCTACAATCACAGTATATTCAAAATGTTATCTCAAATGAAAGAACTGTTGGAGCACAACCAAAACTAGCAATAGCAAGGATTCAAAAATTTCTCATTTGTCAACCTGAAACAGATGAACAGCACCGAATCGCCAAAATTCTGTCCACTATCGATGACCGCATTGAGCTCTATGAAAAAGAAAAAGAAAATTATACACAGATGAAAAAAGGCCTCATGGAACAACTGCTTACAGGGAAAATTAGAATTTGTTATACATAAAAATAGGCTCGAGTATTTGACAATTTTGAAATATATAAGTTTGTGAGGTTACATAAAATGAGTAAAAATTTAGTAAACACATATATTGAAGATATAGCCAAAAGACTACATGATCCACGCCAATTTGGTACAGCTTCGATAATGGTGGGTGCAGGCTTTTCAAAAAATGCTAATAATTTAGGGGAAGGCGCCTATGCACCAAACTGGGAAGAATTAGCAATTAAGATGTATGAAGTATTATATCTTGAACCTAGTACAATTGAGGAAAAAATTGTATGGGAGAAAAGAAGAGTTAAAAAAACATCGGGTAAAAATGTGTTGAAACTCGCGGAAGAGTATAAGGTAATTTTCGGTAGAAATAAATTAGACAGGTTTATTGAACAGAATATTAATGATGACCAATATGATCCAGGTCAATTGCATGAAAAATTACTAGAATTAAATTGGAAAGATGTGTTTACAACAAATTATGATACATTACTCGAAAGAGCTATTAATAAAGTTAATGTACGTAGGAATTATAAAATTATATTAAACCAAAATGATTTACCTGGTAGTATACATCCTCGGATTATTAAATTACACGGTAGTATTCCAAATTCAAAACCATATATAATTAGTGAAGAAGATTATCGAACATATCCTTCAACTTATGCTCCATTTGTAAATACGGTGCAACAAGCAATGCTTGAAACACAACTTTGTTTAATTGGTTTTTCTGGTGATGATCCGAATTTTCTTAGTTGGATCGGTTGGCTACGCGATAACATGGGTGAAAACTGCCCGCAAATTTATTTATGTAATGTTTTTAACGATATGAGTGATTCTGAAAAAAAAATATTGGAAAGTCAAAAGATTTCTATTGTTGATCTAGCATGTTTGGTCGAAGAACCCACTAAAAATATATACCAAGATGCATTAGAAAAATTCTTAGAAAAACTAAAAAATTATGGACAAGAAGAAAAAACGATTTTTGATAAACTCAAATTGATACCTACAACTTTTGCTATAGATATTAATGAAGCATATTATAAAAAAATGATTGATTATACAGTTAAAGTTAAAAAAATAACTCAAGAGTATTTTGTGTTGCCTTTCACTGAATTGAAATATTTCACTGAAAAATTAAATGAACACTTTCAAAACGTTTCGTATACTTTAGTAGATAAAAGCAAATTCATATTAATGGGAAATGCGACAACAATACTCAGAAAGCTCTATGTACCTTTATATAATGTGCAGGCATCAAAAATAGAAGAGCTCTTAAGTTCTTTCCCATACAATTCATTAAATAAAAAAAATGGAGAACAATCAAATTGGTTTGAACTTTCAATGTATCTTGCGGAAATGTACCGTTTAGATGGGAAAATTGAAGAATATAATAAAATAACGAATAAGATTGAAGAAATTAAAGACTCACTTGATGGTGAACAAACGGCGAAATACTGTATTGAAATTTGCATGTCCTTTCTTTCACGATTCGATTACAATAATGCTTTGAAACAGCTTGAAAAGATTGGTGAGAATATTACCTATGAAATTCAGATTAAAAAAGCATGTCTGTTAAACTGGCTTGGCGAAGAAAAAAAAGCGAGTGAATTATTAAAAAAATGTTCAGCATCATTAGCTCAGACTACATATTCAGAGAATAAGAGTACTTTACTCATAAGCTATTTGTACATGTGTAGTTATACAACAGAACGTAGATTGCATATTACTGGTTTTTGGGAACATGAGTTTTCAGATAATAAATATAATTCAAAAAAAATACTCAATGATATAAAATTATCATTAACGAGCAACCTTTTACATGCACAAAATAAAAGAGAAACAATTGAAAGAACATTTAACCCAAACGCTCAAACACAGCATTTTGGTACGACACCAATAGAAATAAGAGAATCATTGTCGGATTCATTTAGGTATTTGTTATTTCAAGATAACTTATGTCTTAGACTTCAAAATTCTGATGAAAAAGAAATGATCGCAAAAGCTGCGACTGAAATAGTATGGACAAGTGAAAATCCCTTGTGGAAATGGTCATTTATAATTCGAACAAATGATGAAAAAGTCGTCAAAAACTATTTCACTCGCGAATTAATTGTAACTTCAAACAAAGAATGGACTGAAAAGCTTTTTGATCAACTAATGTTGTTATTAAATGATTTTACGGAGAATGAGAATTTCAGAGACTCAAAAAAAATTGTAACACAAATGGTTATTTATACGGTTTTACCAAGATTATGTATTGTTTTGGATGACGAAAGAATTTTGAAGTTAGTTAGGAAAATATTCCAGTTGCTCATTAAAGATGATTTCTTTATCAATATCGAAGTTAGGTCAATACTAAAATGTTTGTCCTATAGTCTAAATTTGGAAATATTAAAGAAATCTATAGTTGAAATTTTAGATTTAACAAGTACAACTATTCCGATTTCTACGTACTTTGAACATATCGATTTTGAGCGTAACGAAAATGTTCAAGAAATACCGGATCAATTGATATCAAAAATAATTGGTGAGATTAAAAATGATAATTTGGATATTAGAGATTGTGGTATTTCTAAAGTTGTCCTGTTATATAACCTTAAACAACTACCTGGGAATAAAAAAAATGAAATTGCAAATGCCATTTGGAACAAAAAAAACGAAAGTGGATTTCCATTATCAAATCTATATTCAATAGGGTTATGGGAAGAGTTACCTTTTATTTCAGGTGTATCGTTTGAGGACTTATATGTAAATTATTTAAAAAATCCAAAATTTAGTAGATGTGTTTATGAAAATAAAATTGAAGGTAATATGAATGTCGATGGAGAAATATTTAGTTATATGAATGCAGTATATTTTCTATCTGTTTTTCAAAAAAAAGAACACTACA
This is a stretch of genomic DNA from Acetobacterium woodii DSM 1030. It encodes these proteins:
- a CDS encoding restriction endonuclease subunit S; translated protein: MMQQLLTRGIGHAEFKDTEIGQIPKAWEVLELKDIADIKGGKRLPKGYNLVNEDSGFPYIRVADMSKGSIDDSYIKYVPVEIEPMIKNYKISKDDLFISVAGTLGIVGSAPEKLDNANLTENANKICNIKCDRNYLLYYLQSQYIQNVISNERTVGAQPKLAIARIQKFLICQPETDEQHRIAKILSTIDDRIELYEKEKENYTQMKKGLMEQLLTGKIRICYT
- a CDS encoding SIR2 family NAD-dependent protein deacylase, which gives rise to MSKNLVNTYIEDIAKRLHDPRQFGTASIMVGAGFSKNANNLGEGAYAPNWEELAIKMYEVLYLEPSTIEEKIVWEKRRVKKTSGKNVLKLAEEYKVIFGRNKLDRFIEQNINDDQYDPGQLHEKLLELNWKDVFTTNYDTLLERAINKVNVRRNYKIILNQNDLPGSIHPRIIKLHGSIPNSKPYIISEEDYRTYPSTYAPFVNTVQQAMLETQLCLIGFSGDDPNFLSWIGWLRDNMGENCPQIYLCNVFNDMSDSEKKILESQKISIVDLACLVEEPTKNIYQDALEKFLEKLKNYGQEEKTIFDKLKLIPTTFAIDINEAYYKKMIDYTVKVKKITQEYFVLPFTELKYFTEKLNEHFQNVSYTLVDKSKFILMGNATTILRKLYVPLYNVQASKIEELLSSFPYNSLNKKNGEQSNWFELSMYLAEMYRLDGKIEEYNKITNKIEEIKDSLDGEQTAKYCIEICMSFLSRFDYNNALKQLEKIGENITYEIQIKKACLLNWLGEEKKASELLKKCSASLAQTTYSENKSTLLISYLYMCSYTTERRLHITGFWEHEFSDNKYNSKKILNDIKLSLTSNLLHAQNKRETIERTFNPNAQTQHFGTTPIEIRESLSDSFRYLLFQDNLCLRLQNSDEKEMIAKAATEIVWTSENPLWKWSFIIRTNDEKVVKNYFTRELIVTSNKEWTEKLFDQLMLLLNDFTENENFRDSKKIVTQMVIYTVLPRLCIVLDDERILKLVRKIFQLLIKDDFFINIEVRSILKCLSYSLNLEILKKSIVEILDLTSTTIPISTYFEHIDFERNENVQEIPDQLISKIIGEIKNDNLDIRDCGISKVVLLYNLKQLPGNKKNEIANAIWNKKNESGFPLSNLYSIGLWEELPFISGVSFEDLYVNYLKNPKFSRCVYENKIEGNMNVDGEIFSYMNAVYFLSVFQKKEHYKVNWSEDLVNNILEYLFEYLNNEQALFQDRIDIFGTQMRAKNRFLNLSNLVAILLTQAIISDTYNTIGQDFFIKIKTVFIETETPMLGIETIEKLFNKDYENVFELLSEQIMLGSLEELFQAFIALDIIIIYKENFPNKLINIENDLFIIFKSLKYMDVKICSSIFLCLMQVIDRDLFSRGAFPEIIVQTFVECYDIYEIAIKKVNKDCLDAIYNLSKLARCYYNTLINNGIKISMKMDSLIEQMKKSPLNEVKNQWENYSLARTIDTL
- a CDS encoding restriction endonuclease subunit S, yielding MNDEFVAKYPKTRIYEGDMLTVQSGHIGTSCIITKDFDNSNCHAVIISRVNREVVHPDYQAYYLNSLHGKRRLKSIFVGTSIKHINTKDLKLFTVPLPPLPEQHRIAEILSTTDAHLEKLEAIIGETQLLKKQ